A DNA window from Actinokineospora baliensis contains the following coding sequences:
- a CDS encoding DNA cytosine methyltransferase, producing MTDRTSVELFAGGGGLAMAVHRAGFRPLLLNEYARHACDTLEANGAKPRGEDEWVPESGQPWPLVAGDVQELDLGYLSGKVDVLAGGPPCQPFSLGGVAKGDEDRRNMFPELFRAVREIQPKAVICENVRGLLRSSFKPYFEYILRELGLPFLERDPETSWDAHDAVLRGTDVAGIDPTRRYDVVMTPVNAADYGVPQVRSRVIIVAFRADLGVDLERFRDLVKPTHSEAALHRSIGDGRYWERHPKVPKHVRDRVEAKLPERVQDDGLLPWRTLRDALVGTGDEGPLPAVRWDRLDRREYFVGGFTDHVGWPDARIYPGHTPNTMDRPAKTVKAGVHGVPGGESVLLTDERVKDDTDPSGYRYLHRYMTVRETARVMTFPDEWRLSGPRGEKMRQLGNAVPVLLGQVFAEAVATCLDEITDGR from the coding sequence ATGACGGACCGTACCTCGGTGGAACTGTTCGCCGGGGGTGGCGGGTTGGCGATGGCCGTGCACCGCGCGGGCTTCCGGCCGCTATTGCTCAACGAGTACGCCCGGCACGCGTGTGACACCCTCGAAGCGAACGGGGCCAAGCCGCGGGGCGAGGACGAGTGGGTGCCGGAGTCAGGTCAGCCGTGGCCCTTGGTGGCCGGGGACGTGCAGGAACTGGACCTGGGCTACCTGAGCGGCAAAGTGGATGTGCTCGCGGGTGGTCCGCCGTGCCAGCCGTTCAGCCTCGGCGGTGTGGCCAAGGGCGACGAGGACCGGCGCAACATGTTCCCCGAGCTGTTCCGCGCCGTCCGCGAGATCCAGCCGAAAGCCGTGATCTGCGAAAACGTGCGAGGTCTGCTCCGGAGTTCGTTCAAGCCCTACTTCGAGTACATACTCCGCGAACTGGGCCTGCCGTTCCTGGAACGGGACCCGGAGACCAGTTGGGACGCCCACGACGCGGTCCTGCGCGGGACCGACGTGGCCGGTATCGACCCGACGAGACGCTACGACGTCGTCATGACGCCGGTCAACGCAGCGGATTACGGCGTACCGCAGGTCCGGAGCCGGGTGATCATAGTCGCGTTCCGGGCAGATCTCGGGGTCGACCTCGAGCGGTTCCGTGACCTGGTCAAGCCCACGCACTCCGAGGCGGCGCTACACAGGTCGATTGGTGACGGGCGGTACTGGGAACGGCACCCCAAGGTGCCCAAGCACGTTCGCGACCGCGTGGAGGCGAAGCTGCCGGAGCGCGTCCAGGACGACGGCCTGCTGCCGTGGCGCACCCTGCGTGACGCTCTGGTCGGTACTGGTGACGAGGGACCGCTGCCTGCTGTCAGGTGGGACCGTCTCGATCGCCGGGAGTACTTCGTGGGCGGCTTCACCGACCACGTGGGGTGGCCGGACGCGCGGATCTACCCAGGGCACACCCCAAATACCATGGACCGCCCGGCCAAGACAGTCAAAGCAGGCGTTCACGGCGTGCCCGGAGGTGAGTCTGTGCTACTCACCGACGAGCGGGTGAAAGACGACACGGATCCCAGTGGCTATCGGTACCTGCACCGCTACATGACTGTTCGCGAGACGGCCCGGGTAATGACCTTCCCCGACGAGTGGCGGCTCTCCGGCCCGCGCGGGGAGAAGATGCGTCAGCTGGGCAACGCGGTGCCGGTACTGCTTGGGCAGGTGTTCGCCGAGGCGGT